The Apium graveolens cultivar Ventura chromosome 6, ASM990537v1, whole genome shotgun sequence genome contains a region encoding:
- the LOC141664224 gene encoding uncharacterized protein LOC141664224: MPNFGYNNEQAQETPRSLAQHSYFEVFLTNRDDVNRGIGDAVLAAKNHKLPVYVRIHFGGLNETSDGDVETSMLEETFSESLALLFGHDLQDIEDVRNDGVAFCSLCQHHIVSKEFVISYEMCKDHIFHMDCFEHLPIEYMPGNILCPFDRALLSGPRKTWIFSSDYAPNDETLMVDDSELGKLNFDKCQGRASIEDRCTKCGRPYQVQDEKITLLSCSHTLCGMCFNDETRECPACGGISEPFNRSCGEYEIHHGLTTMTMSTGIEDPSGAAVSQAYVGRLDLHAIFALENLVGIRQSEQYPSYYQNEVNGGSDDGAGDEGNEEMENAGTFWDMFDRYE; encoded by the exons ATGCCAAATTTCGGATATAACAATGAACAAGCACAAGAGACACCACGCTCTCTGGCCCAACATTCTTACTTTGAG GTTTTTCTGACCAATAGAGATGATGTAAACAGGGGAATTGGGGATGCTGTTTTGGCAGCAAAGAACCACAAATTACCGGTTTATGTTCGGATACATTTCGGGGGTTTGAATGAAACTAGTGACGGTGATGTAGAAACATCTATGCTAGAGGAGACATTTTCTGAAAGTTTAGCTCTTCTCTTTGGCCATGATTTGCAAGATATAGAAGATGTTAGGAACGATGGTGTGGCGTTTTGCAGCCTCTGCCAACATCACATTGTGAGTAAAGAATTTGTCATATCATACGAGATGTGCAAGGACCATATTTTTCATATGGACTGCTTTGAACATCTACCGATTGAGTATATGCCAGGGAACATACTTTGTCCGTTTGACCGTGCTCTTCTTTCTGGACCTCGGAAAACTTGGATATTCAGTAGCGATTATGCTCCTAATGATGAGACTTTGATGGTTGATGATTCTGAGTTAGGCAAACTAAACTTCGACAAATGCCAGGGGCGTGCTAGTATTGAAGATAGGTGCACCAAATGTGGAAGGCCATACCAAGTTCAAGATGAGAAGATAACGTTGCTTTCATGTTCTCACACATTATGTGGGATGTGCTTCAATGATGAAACGCGAGAATGCCCTGCGTGTGGAGGGATATCTGAACCCTTTAATCGCAGCTGTGGAGAGTATGAGATACACCATGGTTTGACCACCATGACTATGAGTACTGGTATAGAGGATCCAAGTGGTGCAGCTGTTTCTCAGGCTTATGTCGGAAGACTTGACTTGCACGCGATTTTTGCTTTGGAGAATCTAGTTGGGATTCGACAAAGTGAACAATATCCAAGTTATTATCAAAATGAAGTGAACGGAGGATCTGATGATGGAGCTGGTGATGAGGGGAATGAAGAAATGGAGAATGCAGGAACGTTTTGGGATATGTTTGACAGATATGAATAA